The following are encoded together in the Culex pipiens pallens isolate TS chromosome 1, TS_CPP_V2, whole genome shotgun sequence genome:
- the LOC120431860 gene encoding protein farnesyltransferase subunit beta: MSTDEAPRNLTAFKRYKTDEEGRKTFTSIEQIKTEASIERFYDRYEQLAALDSSLPRLTRTEHARYLETSLERLSSGYECLDSSRPWLVYWIMNAASVLGVRFNDGLLNRVVDFLIKCRSPELGGFAGGPGQDPHLAPTYAAVNALCIIGTEKALNAINRRTLKRFLAAVREPNGAFRMHVGGELDVRGAYCAISSAKLAAFSAEDEAKLFEGTASWIAECQTYEGGFGGAPDLEAHGGYSFCAAAALAILGGEEKCNLPALLRWAVNRQMAFEGGFQGRTNKLVDGCYSFWQGALIPVIQSLMARQQGRPEIMETALFNRFALQEYVLICCQRPSGGLIDKPGKPADLYHTCYTLSGISVAQHCETSRPPLIFGHADNELLPTHPVHNIPPKAVLDAYKYFLKHELIEAEHQEAFCNGNGTATTTSQEDVEMKERDGSRSRSETPGRDTESMSTDGTESSTELSSETGSERSSEERS, from the exons ATGTCCACCGACGAGGCCCCACGCAATCTAACCGCGTTCAAGCGTTACAAAACCGACGAGGAAGGCCGGAAGACGTTCACCTCGATCGAGCAG ATCAAAACGGAAGCCTCGATCGAACGGTTCTATGACAGGTATGAACAGCTGGCGGCGCTGGATTCGTCGCTGCCTCGATTGACCCGGACGGAACATGCACGATATTTGGAAACTTCGTTGGAGCGATTGTCCTCGGGTTACGAGTGTCTGGATAGTAGCAGACCCTGGTTGGTCTATTGGATCATGAACGCGGCCTCGGTTCTTGGGGTGCGGTTCAACGACGGACTGCTCAATCGGGTGGTGGACTTTTTGATCAAGTGTCGCAGCCCGGAATTGGGTGGGTTCGCCGGAGGACCGGGACAGGATCCGCATTTGGCACCGACTTATGCCGCGGTCAATGCTCTTTGCATTATTGGCACGGAGAAGGCGTTGAATGCCATCAACAGAAGAACACTGAAGCGATTCTTGGCGGCGGTTCGTGAACCAAACGGTGCCTTCCGGATGCACGTCGGTGGGGAGTTGGATGTCCGTGGCGCTTACTGTGCTATTTCGTCGGCCAAGTTGGCGGCCTTTTCGGCGGAGGACGAAGCTAAATTGTTTGAGGGTACTGCCAGCTGGATCGCCGAATGTCAGACGTACGAGGGAGGTTTTGGAGGAGCACCGGATTTGGAAGCCCACGGAGGGTACTCGTTTTGCGCGGCCGCGGCTCTAGCCATTTTGGGCGGTGAGGAAAAATGTAACCTGCCGGCACTGCTCCGGTGGGCCGTTAATCGACAAATGGCTTTCGAAGGCGGCTTTCAGGGACGTACGAACAAGCTGGTGGACGGATGTTACTCTTTTTGGCAGGGAGCACTCATCCCGGTGATCCAGAGTCTAATGGCACGCCAACAAGGACGGCCCGAAATCATGGAAACCGCCCTCTTCAACCGTTTTGCCCTTCAGGAGTACGTCCTAATCTGTTGCCAAAGACCGTCCGGCGGATTGATCGACAAACCGGGAAAACCCGCAGATCTCTACCACACCTGCTACACCCTAAGCGGCATCTCCGTGGCCCAACACTGCGAAACGTCCCGTCCCCCACTAATCTTCGGACACGCAGACAACGAGCTGCTACCGACCCATCCGGTCCATAATATCCCCCCAAAAGCGGTCCTCGATGCTTACAAATACTTCCTGAAGCACGAACTGATCGAGGCCGAACACCAGGAAGCATTCTGCAACGGAAATGGAACGGCCACGACGACCTCCCAAGAAGACGTTGAAATGAAGGAGCGCGATGGAAGCAGATCACGCTCGGAAACCCCCGGCCGTGACACCGAATCGATGTCCACGGATGGAACCGAATCATCCACGGAACTGTCGAGCGAAACCGGCTCGGAACGAAGCTCGGAGGAAAGATCGTAG